In the Panthera uncia isolate 11264 chromosome D2, Puncia_PCG_1.0, whole genome shotgun sequence genome, one interval contains:
- the WBP1L gene encoding WW domain binding protein 1-like isoform X5 gives MERRRLLGGMALLLLQALPSPLSARAEPPQDKETCVGTNNQSYICDTGHCCGQSQCCNYYYELWWFWLVWTIIIILSCCCVCHHRRAKHRLQAQQRQHEINLIAYREAHNYSALPFYFRFLPNYLLPPYEEVVNRPPTPPPPYSAFQLQQQQQLPAQCGPTGGSPPGADPTRGPQGAQSSPLSGPSRSSTRPPSIADPEPSDVPASTAATKAPGMEPSGSVAGLGELDPGAFLDKDSDCKEELLRDHSSEQGNALPDSKDKTPGRHRRFTGDSGIEVCVCNRGHHDDDLKEFNTLIDDALDGPLDFCDSCHVRPPGDEEEGLCQPSEEQAREPGHPHLPRPPACLLLNTINEQDSPNSQSSSSPS, from the exons gataaGGAAACCTGTGTGGGTACCAACAATCAAAGCTACATCTGTGACACAGGACACTGCTGTGGACAGTCTCAGTGCTGCAACTACTACTATGAACTCTGGT ggtTCTGGCTGGTGTggaccatcatcatcatcctgaGCTGCTGCTGTGTGTGCCACCACCGCCGAGCCAAGCATCGCCTTCAGGCCCAGCAGCGGCAGCATGAAATCAACCTGATTGCCTACCGAGAGGCCCACAATTACTCAGCGCTGCCATTTTATTTCA GGTTTTTGCCAAACTATTTACTACCTCCTTATGAGGAAGTGGTGAACCGACCTCCGACTCCTCCCCCACCGTACAGTGCCTTCCAgctacagcagcagcagcagctgcctGCGCAGTGTGGCCCCACAGGCGGCAGCCCCCCGGGCGCCGATCCCACCAGGGGCCCCCAGGGGGCGCAGAGCAGCCCCTTGTCGGGGCCCAGCAGAAGCAGCACGAGACCCCCGAGCATTGCTGACCCTGAGCCCTCCGACGTGCCAGCCAGCACAGCAGCCACCAAAGCccctgggatggagcccagtgGCTCTGTGGCCGGCCTGGGAGAGCTGGACCCTGGGGCCTTCCTGGACAAAGATTCCGACTGTAAGGAGGAGCTGCTGAGAGATCACAGCTCCGAGCAAGGCAACGCCCTCCCCGATAGCAAAGACAAGACTCCTGGCCGACATCGCCGCTTCACGGGTGACTCGGGCATcgaggtgtgtgtgtgcaaccGGGGCCACCATGACGACGACCTCAAAGAGTTCAACACGCTCATTGATGACGCTCTGGATGGGCCCCTGGACTTCTGTGACAGCTGCCACGTGCGGCCCCCCGGCGACGAGGAGGAAGGGCTCTGCCAGCCCTCCGAGGAGCAGGCCCGAGAGCCCGGGCACCCGCACCTGCCACGGCCGCCCGCGTGCCTGCTGCTGAACACCATCAATGAGCAGGACTCCCCAAACTCGCAGAGCAGCAGCTCCCCCAGCTAG
- the LOC125932918 gene encoding steroid 17-alpha-hydroxylase/17,20 lyase, whose product MWELLVFLLFTLAYFLWPKAKCPGAKYPKSLPSLPLVGSLLFLPRSGHPHMNFFKLQKKYGPIYSFRLGTKTTVMVGDHQLAKEVLVKKGKEFSGRPHVVTLDILSDNQKGIAFADHGASWQTHRKLALATFALFKDGNQRLEKIICREISLLCDDLAMQDGQSIDLYLSLFLAVTNIICLICFNSSFKNGDPALKIIQNYNEGILNTLGKDNLVDIFPMLKIFPNKTLEKMKNYVKKRDELLSEILEKHKENFSNDSITNMLDVLIQARMNSDNNSAASDQDSKLLSDKHILTTIGDIFGAGVETTTSVVRWTVAFLLHHPQLYKKLQEEIDQNIGFSRTPTMSDRNQLILLEATIREVLRIRPVAPTLIPHKAIMDSSIGEFAVDKGTNVIINLWALHHNEKEWYRPDQFMPERFLDPTRSQLISPSLSYLPFGAGPRSCLGESLARQEVFLFMAWLLQRFDLEVPDDGQLPHLEGNPTMVFLIEPFKVKVKVRQAWREAQDEGST is encoded by the exons ATGTGGGAGCTCTTGGTTTTCTTGCTGTTCACCCTAGCCTATTTCTTGTGGCCCAAGGCAAAGTGCCCTGGTGCCAAGTATCCCAAGAGCCTCCCATCCCTGCCCTTGGTGGGCAGCCTGCTATTCCTCCCCAGAAGTGGCCATCCGCACATGAACTTCTTCAAGCTGCAGAAAAAATACGGCCCCATCTATTCCTTTCGTCTGGGGACCAAGACTACAGTGATGGTCGGCGACCACCAGCTGGCCAAGGAGGTGCTTGTCAAGAAGGGCAAGGAATTCTCTGGGCGGCCCCATGTG GTGACTCTGGATATCCTGTCTGACAACCAAAAGGGCATTGCCTTTGCTGACCATGGTGCCAGCTGGCAGACGCACAGGAAGCTGGCACTGGCCACCTTTGCCCTGTTCAAGGATGGCAACCAAAGGCTAGAGAAGATCA tTTGTCGGGAAATCAGTTTATTGTGTGATGACCTGGCCATGCAGGATGGACAGTCCATAGATTTGTACTTGTCTCTCTTCCTGGCGGTGACCAACATCATCTGCTTGATCTGCTTCAACTCCTCCTTCAAGAACGGAGATCCTGCTCTGAAGATCATACAGAATTACAATGAAGGCATCTTGAATACTTTGGGAAAGGACAATTTGGTAGACATATTCCCCATGTTGAAG ATTTTCCCCAACAAAACcttggaaaaaatgaagaattatgtTAAAAAGCGAGATGAGTTGCTGAGTGAAATCCTTGAAAAACATAAG GAGAACTTCAGCAATGACTCCATCACCAACATGCTGGATGTACTGATCCAAGCCAGGATGAACTCAGACAATAACAGTGCTGCCTCAGACCAGGATTCGAAGCTGCTTTCGGATAAACACATCCTTACCACCATAGGGGACATCTTTGGGGCTGGTGTGGAGACCACCACATCCGTGGTGAGGTGGACTGTGGCCTTCCTGTTACACCATCCTCAG TTGTATAAGAAGCTCCAGGAGGAGATTGACCAGAATATAGGTTTCAGCCGCACACCAACTATGAGTGACCGGAATCAACTCATCTTGCTAGAGGCCACCATCCGAGAGGTGCTTCGCATCCGGCCTGTGGCCCCTACGCTCATCCCCCACAAGGCTATCATGGATTCCAG CATCGGCGAGTTTGCCGTTGACAAGGGCACAAATGTTATCATCAATTTGTGGGCACTGCATCACAATGAGAAGGAGTGGTACCGGCCCGACCAGTTCATGCCCG AGCGCTTCTTGGACCCCACGAGGAGTCAGCTCATCTCGCCATCATTAAGTTACTTGCCCTTTGGAGCAGGACCCCGCTCCTGCCTAGGTGAGAGCCTGGCCCGCCAGGAGGTCTTCCTCTTCATGGCCTGGTTGCTGCAGAGGTTCGACCTGGAGGTCCCGGATGATGGGCAGCTGCCCCACCTGGAAGGCAACCCCACGATGGTTTTTTTGATTGAGCCTTTCAAAGTGAAGGTGAAGGTACGCCAGGCCTGGAGGGAAGCCCAGGATGAGGGTAGCACCTAG